In Salvia miltiorrhiza cultivar Shanhuang (shh) chromosome 4, IMPLAD_Smil_shh, whole genome shotgun sequence, the DNA window TATTGGCAGGGTTGAAATATTTTTGTGCTGACAATTGGTAGGGCTGAAATTTTTTGTCTTAATTTATTTCGCAAACTTACAATACCCAATCTTGGATAAGTTACAGGGCTGCAGGGCTGAGATACTTGGACTCTACTTAAGAGAGTAGCATGGCGCTGACTCTACACAAGACTTCACCAgttgaacacgaagaagacCCGATTCAACCAGACTGGGGaagagtagctgatgaggagtaaaatatgcatcagcgtTGTGCACTACATAACGAGAATATTTCTATTTatgatcattattattattactattgttaTTATGGTTATTTCTTATAATTGGTACAGGATTGACTTGACTCTCGATTTGGCCCAATGCGGCTTCACCTGCCAGCTCTGGAATACACCAGCTTAGAAATGCACCAGCTCTGATAGCTTGGCTCCAAGCTATAGATCAGTATTAGAGGGGGTttgggctaatgggctttaggggCCCAAAGGCCTTAGGTTTATTCTtattctataaatagggctcatATGTGTAAAAAAAGGGGGGGATTCATTCATTTTCTAGCACTGGACTTGTAAATTGTAAACTTCTCACGAAAACATAGTGGAAAATCGGGCAACCATCGTGGATGTAGATcctttatgatcgaaccacgtatatCTTGAGTCGTTTATCATTTTCgtttatcttttatattttgGGAATTATTTTAGAACTCATCAATGTGCATTTAAGCTTACAAAAAGAGCCATCTGTATATACAAAAAGGATTTCACTTTCAATCACATTCATGTGCATTTAAGCTTACAAAAAGAGCCACCTTGTCTTCATCCTAGGCTTGAATTGTTGTGTGGTGAGCCTCATGTCCAAAACCCAACTGTAAATTGATGTCCTGCATGCTTTCTACTTCCCCTGACTCTATCATGTGCATAATACATTGATCAACAAGATCTTTGTCCACTTCCAATGTGAGAGGGAAGGCATTCTGCCTTATAAGAGCATCTTTGCTCATATGTGGCAGTTTGTAAGCATTATGCCCCTTCATCTTCATTGTTTCTATCATGCAGCCTTGTAGTGATAAGAAAACCTTGTTCAATGCTATTGGACTGAGATCCATGAAGTTTTGGCATACTGCATTAACTAACTGGTCCACTGTAGTGCAAACTGACTCCTCTTGAATGCTTTGAATTTCTCTAAACCACCCCAAGTCATTGACATTTGTGTCAGGTGAGTTGGGGGGTTGTTGAACAAGTCTAATATCAAAGCCATTCTGAGAGGCAGCCTGTCTGAACTCTATATCTGAATCACTTATATGTGGCTTTGCATTATCTTGTTGAATGAAGATCAACTTTGATGCACCTTGAGGCCATTTGTTCATGATAGCTGGAATAAGCTGGAAAAAAACAATAACTTTTAATAAATTCATACTGCATTACACTTTGCATACTAATTCTATGACATAAAGTACATTTCGGCATTGCATACAACTCCTTGTGTGTCTCCATACCTGATTGATGAAACAATCTTTCATCACTGCTTGAGTGATTGACTGAATTAGTTTAGTCTCTGGTGTCACTGCATTCATGTTCTTGCTTCTTCTCTGAGCTGGAATAACTTGTGTGAATGGAAAAATACCAATTTTCCCATCAAACAATACATTGCCATTCTCATCAAAGAGTGGCCTGCAAACCGCACACAAAAACATCACCTCGGTGATGAATTTTTTGCTCTTACAACACCTGTAAGGTTCAGGCTCCTCTTTTGTGAGGTAATATCGATTATTTGCCTTTGTCATGTTGAACCATTTCTCATCTATGTGCACTACATTATGCATCGActtaaatttcagaatatttgcAATCCTATCATACTCTAAGGCTTCAAGAGAAAACCTTAACCTCAGTAGCTTATTAGGGGCAGTGAGATCAGGATTTATAGCATTCATATGCGCTCTGATTAGGCCTAAATGAACCCAACGTCCCACTGTGCTCTTGCTAACTTGTATGCCAACTGCCAATTTTCTGATTGTGCCTCTTCTACATAGCTCTAGAGCCTGAATTTGTGTTATGTCTATCTGGACTCTCTTCGTCAAACGTGGtgtgaatcttttttttttttttttaatgttaaattGATAAGCTGACCttgttatttttgtttctttgcttCAGCCCACAATCGAGTGACAGTTCGACACCCTAAGTTGAATTTGACGCCGGCTTATTTCATTTTGTCGTATTTGGGTTTGCCATCTTTCGAGTTTTGAAGGAGAAACTGGACAACCATCATCTTCAAGATCCCTCAAGTGCATTCTGTCGTGTTGAATTTTAGTATGAAGATTTTAGTTTAGAAGTGTAGAATGTTGTGTTAGGAAATGAATATTTATAGGAGTGTAGTAGTTTCAAGCTTTAAAAAGCTAGCGCCTTTTTTTTTGGGGTGGAAATTGTTTGTAAACAGCTGCCAATTTTGGGTGGAAATTTAATGAATCAACCgcctttttaaaattttcagaatgaAGTGTTCAATTAATTGATGTCTTTTTATGCTTGCATTTTGATCAGCcacatatttaaattttattttattttaattcacttaaatttaatgaagaaggtataaatgagataaggaaggaaaaatgattaaggaaaaataagaGAATACTTAAAGCTTAATCTTTAGTGGACCACACTACTTATCTATCAAAAagcaagtttcttaatctccgtgtcgaaagtaactgagcctattggcctgggacggagggagtattatatatagataatatagttaTCAAGAACTTTTATACGtgttaaacttttttttttcttaaactTTAGACAACTCTAAAAGTAGAATGTTTAAGATTATAATCAAAATATGGAATCCAAAAAATTTCGGACCGATTGAAATAAAATCGAAAATAGCTTGAACTTGATTAAAATTAGACTAAAACCGGGTAAGTTGGTACTCAGAAGTCTATTttctttccccctttttatGGTTGGATAAGCAAAATTTTAAAGATGATGGACCGAAATTCCAAACCATTAATCCCATACATTAACCAATACCACTACACCAACAGAGTATATCAATACTGGATCAAAAAAACAGAGTATATCAATACATGCATTCAATTAGAACCAAACAAACAACACCACATGTATAAAAATACACGTGTTGACTTTAGATTATACGTCTACATACATGTGGAAGCaacaattaaaagaaaaacCATATCCATTACGCAAGTTTGGCACTCCCCacataataaataaagtatCCACCTAGTACAATAGAAAATTGACAAATTATTCTAATGATATTCTACAGCAAGAAATTGCAGCTGCTCAGGAGTTTGATGCCATCTTCATCCAACACTAACTGGAACAACACAAACATAAGAACtcaaattaaaatgaaacaAAAGCAGTAACTGGTACTTAGACATGTTCCTAAAAAGATAGCCATTttaagctagtgaagacaaaaTCTAGccactaataaaaaaaaagataaagaaaaataatcaattttactaatttacccCATAATTCATGATCAAGAATCAGTTCAGCTGTGAATTGCTGTTCAGATGCTGCAATCACTATGATGAGTTTTAGATCCAAGCCATTCACGCACAATAGTGTAAAAGGAACAAATCGCAAGGTCGGCTAAGATTGGAGAGCATAATGAAAGATGAAGAAATTGATAAAGGATCGCATCAGCGGCCTCAAGAAACTAGACCATAGTTGCACTGGCTATGACCATCTCATCAGGTGCAAATGCAATGGCCAAACCGTAACAGAGATTTGATATAAAATCTGGATATCGAAAAGATGACAAAATTAGAGGCATGCACATGTAGTATTTGTTTTAAGTacgacgactaaaacagtaccGTTGTAGCGATGAAAAACTCAGGCAGCATAAAAACAGAGCAAAAAGCGTGAAGAGAACCTCATAATTCTTCTCACACGTGATGGAGAACAGAAGCTGCCTAATCGAACGGAGCCCAGATAACAACGATTCCACAAATCATGTCAACTGCAGAAAGAAGGAATATAAAACCACCCAAATCAAAACTAAACAGACCTACCATAAACTGAAACAATAAAGAACCTGTTAATAAAGCTTCATAGCAAAGCCCAAAAACACAAAACTGGCATTCAGCAACCAAAATCCCAGATTACCATCGGTACCAATGGCGAATAAACTAAAGTACAAGACTTTGAACCTACTACTGTACCACTTCTTAACTCGCCCATAACCCGGAACGAAAGGTCTGTGGAACAAAATAATTTTGCTCTCTAAATATGAGTCCTCTattcatgaaaattaaaaatctcAAGAGAATATAAagcaaatataattaatattgtttCTAGAGTACAAAAGTATAAATCTATCCCTTGTCAATTGTCATACTTCTAGCAACTTGGATGTGTTGTTTATTTCCAAGAAACCTGAGCAAATAAATACCAAGAAACGGGCACTTCCCAGAATAGACTGGTAAACCTAAACTGCGAGATGGTTTGAAGATGTAAAATTTGTTACACTTTCTTCTTATACTACTGCTTTAAAAATTTGAAGACATGAACAATACTTCAGAGTTCAGATGTTATGTCCTCTTACACGCGGGGGCAATATATTTCGGTAATGAGTtacattattttctttttaacatATTTGCATAAGATGTTTGGCTATTAGACTTACTCTGATCTAAACAACGAATTAAGTAAGAATGACAACGCAACAATACAGACTAAGAAGAAAATGAAGAGACAACGGAAACTAGAGATAGGAGAAAGCAATTACCTCTAGTTGGCAGACAAAGTGCTGGACTCAAGTGCCTTGTAAGGCTCTAATGCGTTCAATGACAGATTCAGTCAGCGAGATAACCTTTCGATTAAACAGCCATCGGCACGTTCAATTTCCCAATAGCAGTAGTAGTTTCAGAGGATGAACCTAAGTGAACGTCATTTAATGCCCCGAGCTCTATTTCATTTGCTTCTCGTGCCATGCCTGCCTTTCTTAGGCAAGATATCAAAGACCTCACAGTGATATTATCGGGTACACAGCCCACCGACACCATCTTTTTATACAATCCAATACCTTCAAACACTCGCCCTTTCATACAGTGCCCCATAATGAGAATGGTGAAAGTCATCTTGTCATGGATACATCCTTTTGCCTCCATTTCTGCAACAACTACATTTGCTTCATCTACATTTCCCACTTTGCAATAACCATCGATAACAGGGTTGTAAACAAATGGCTCTGGGACAATGTCTTCCCTCTTGTTCAACTGATTTAACAAATCTCGAGCCTCGTTTAGTCTATTCACTTTGCATAGAGCACTAATTAAAATGGAAAAGGTAAATATGTTAGGAGGCACCTTCCTCGCGCTCATGTCATCCCAGAATCTCATGCCTTGTGCCAAGTCTCCGAGGCGGCAATAACCATCAATGAGAGAGGTGAAGGTGATAACATCAGGGTGAAAACCACCACTCACCATCCTCTCATACATCTTCATCGCTGAAGCCAACTCACCCTTTCTACCAAAACCATTAATAATAGTATTAAAAGTAAACAAATTTGGTCTGACCCCATTATTAATCATCTCATCAAGAATAGTCACAGCACCATCCAACTTACCCGATTTACAGTATCCAGAGATGAGTGTTGTGTAAGTCACAACATTCGGGGAAAATCCAGATTGCAGTTTAACTTCTCCTAGTAACTCCTCCGCTCTATCTACTCTACCAACGCTACAGAATCCGTTAATAAGTGTGTTGTACGTAACGATATCCGGATAACAATCAAAATCCCTCATAGCATCAAAGAACTCAAAAGCCTTCTCAACCTTGCTAGTACGGCACAGTCCTCGCACCACTATATTAAAGCTACAAGTATCGGGGTCAAAGCTTCTCAACCTTAATATATGCTCTCTGAAAAACACAACGGCCTCATTTATCCGATTTCTATTCACTAGAATgctcaaataattattatacaCAAAAGAACTAACTCTTTTCTCTTTCTCGTTGCAGAATTCAGCTTCTGCAATCAAAATCTCTTCTGCAGTCCTAAACTTACCCGCATTAGCTAATGCAGAAACTAATACATCAAGAACTGAGCTATTCGGCCAAAAGCCATCAATTTTCATGCATTCATACACCGCTGCAGCTGAATCATGAACCCCCTTTTCGCATAGCGACCTTAGCAGCAAATCATAAGTGGATTCTAAGTGAATTAACTTCAAATTCAGCCTTGAGTAGCGAAAGAATTCAAAGGCTAAACTAGGGTTATTTAATCTACTGTGGATGCGATGGACCACGCCGTAAGCTACAAGGGAATTCAAATTGTCCCGGAAATAATCAGTTTCGAGAAAATCAAGCGACCTCGAGAGGTGAATGCAGGAGGTGGATACCACTTTAATGAACCAGCAAGTGGATGCAGAAGCAGAGCGTGATGATTCTATGCGGGCGTGACCATGGAACGAAGCTGTGGCAAAAATCTTAGAGAAACGTACCTTTGGAGCCCTCAATTGCATTATTATCGGACAAAATTCAAAGATTAGTCATGGAAATCTGCATTTTGCGGCAAAAACCTAATTCTTGTATGTTGGAATGAAATATCATTGAATCAGATTGAGTGTGGAATTCGAATTTGGTGTGTAGTGCGATTGGAAGGTCGTTCCACAAGAATTCGTGAACAAAAGTTTACTACTCAGAGAGTCGCAATTCTTTACAAACTTTCCGCAATGCAATTTTCACTTAAaccatatactccctccgtccacaatttaatgccctatttgggtgtgggcacgaagactaagaaagctgaaaaatgtgtagtggtgaaatataagggtagttgactaaagtgataaaggtagttgactaaagtgataaagtgtagtaaatatagaatataaaagtgaaaaaggtgtttgaaggtgggtccattagtggcaaagggtagtaaatatagaaaaagtaggagagtaaaatggtacaaaaagcaaaacagggcattaatttgtggacagTTTTTTAAAGCCAaacagggcattaaattgtggacggagggagtatttttttgagGAGAAACAAATATTTTAAGAGATTCCATGAGACTTTAACTTAGAGATTTTGGGTGTCATTAACTATATACTACTAAGTGACCCGTCGAATTTGAACGtgatctattaaaatataaatttataaaattatttaatataatattttttatttcatgaatttcttttcattaaaatagagaatttaataaaattattttaaagttttgatATGTGATGAGAATGGTCAGACAAGCAACACAACAACTAACGTGGTATACAATGAAATTTTTGATAGATTGAAAGGTAAGAACGATATAATTTTGATCATCTTATTCATATCTTTATAGACCAGTAGCATTCATTAAACATTTATAATGCTATTTACTTAACATTGCTATTCTAGATGGATTTGAATGAGTGTTGGATTTCTATGTATGAAAATTGCTTATGTATATCGTATCTTTTACTTGCAGAGGCTATGTGCGAATCTACAATTCTGGATTTAGAAACTTCATCTTCAAGCCAAAGCTTATGAAGATTATTGTAGATTCAGGTTTGAAGTGAGGAATTGAAAATTATTGTTGTATTGTTTGCTTTTGAAGATCTGGCCAATTGCATGTTTAGCGAGTTGTTGTGTTGAGTACCGTTAACTTTACTTTTCGTAAagttattataaattatactataaaataataattaacaataaaatttattataaattatactataaaatattgACACGTCGAgtttcgacgggttatacactagtatTTTTTTGAGGAGAAACAAATATTTTAAGAGATTACATGAGACTTTAACTTGAGATTTTGGGTGTCATTAACTATATACTACTAAGTGACCCGTCGAATTTGAACGggatctattaaaatataaatttataaaattatttaatataatattttttattttatgaatttcttttcattaaaatagagaatttaataaaattattttaaagtaaaaagttgtaatatttatttgaaattgatttaatttaaatatcttatgaaatttatatgtaagcaaAGTTTCAACCcacaaaatattaaaagagaaattagaataattatttaaaacatACCTAAATTAGATACTTGTAGCTGAAACCAGCAACtagaaaaataaggaaaaaaataaattaaattaaatcattaaTGATTTAAACTATcaaagtttgaataaattactccttccgtcccgtTAAAAgcggccacattcttttcggcacggataTTAAAAAgaggattgttatgttttaatcaagtgtggtccaccaaaattaaagagttaattaAAGTATGATCTCCCTTttctctcaactctctctctccttcgcCGTGTCAGCTGCGGTCACCTCTCCTCCGGCGAATCCACCGACTTCTCGCCTCTGGTCTCTAAACCCATCTCTATCTCTCACTTTCCCTCTCTGCTcagcacacacacactcacaaatcaaacccttctctctctctctctctatctcctcTTTGCGCCGCCTTCATCCCCAGCGAGCAGCCGCCGACCAGCTCCATCTTCTCCAGCCCGACGTCGCCCCTCATCACCTCTCTCTTTCTTCCAGCCCGACGACGCCAACAACAACGCATCCAAGGTAGCAGCGCCGCCGCCCGCGGCTCCCCTGCTCGTTTCCTACCCTCTCTTGCTTCGTTTCTCCCTCGACAACAACAACACCCACACATTAAGCCCCCAAATTAAAATCCACAATCACCAACCCCATTAAAATCAAGCACGAAGGAATCTcatgaaaaaacaaaaagaccCAATCCCCTTCTTTGGAAAATCGTAGGTGCCGTCAAAATCGGCAATGCAACCGTCGATGAAGGGCGAGTCGGCGCCGCTGTGAATCGACACCGCCTAAAATCCCTAGCCCCCAAACCACCGTCGACCACCACCCTCAGATTTAGCCGTTGACGCCGCCGAGAGAGGCCATAGTCCAAAGTCCAGAGGGGCGGTCGTGATCTTGAGGCGGTGGCGGATCTGGAGGCCGACGAAAGGGATGCGGCAGCGTGCGTCCTGTTCCGGCAACAGAGAGGACGAACGGGAAAGagggagcgagagagagagatgtaaGGAGAGGGGAGATGGAGGCGGCAGACTCCGGCCCATTGGGCGGCGCCACCATCGATGGCGGCGGTAGAGTGCCGAGAGAGGGAACGGTGTGTGCGGCTCTGTGtatgtttgtgtgtgtttggtgtgtgtgtgtttatttaaaagattgtttaagtttaattacaaattttaattaaattaactaattgaagttaattaaatactccctccgtccatgaaaagagtcccatttgggactcggcacaggttttaagaaaattgttaaagtaggtgtaactggagagagaagtaaatttataagggtagtgttaataacCATTTTAATTGAGTAATCCTTTATTAATGGGTAAACAATTTCAATAACAAATTCGATTTCAACAAGAAATGAATTTCAACAACAAATTCATCAAATCGATTCCACTAACAAATTTAGAAAATTCCTAACAATAAATTTCAACAACAAATTAATTCCACcaacaaatttaagaaattcaTAACAACAAATTTCATCAACAAATCGATTCCACcaacaaatttaagaaattacaccaacaaattcaaacaaattcaacaaaaaaaattgaccaACATATTTATGGagaaaaaatctaaaatttgGGGTTGTCGTCTGTTCGGAGAGTGAGTGGGAATCGAAGCTGGGGCAACCATGGTTGCCGGAATTTCTGAGACAACAAGGGATTACCGTTGTTACCTGAGAACAAATGGCTGATTTTTGGATCTAGAGAGAGAGCGAGGGATAAAGAGCGAAAACGACGGCAGCAGGTGGGTTCCTCCTACGGATGCTGATTGTTGCGTTGGAGAGAGGGGCGGTCGATTGTGGCGCTCTTCACCGGGGAAGAGAGGGGAACTGCATAGTGCATATGGCTCCTAACCTTGAAAAAGGAGCCGGCAATTTGAGGGACGCGCTGAGGAGGCGGCGATTTGAGAGAGGCGACCATTTGGGGAAGGCGGCGATTTGGGATTTCCGATTCTGAGGGAAGAAGAAGATCAGTGGCTGAAAAGCACAAACGAAGAAGAAGGTTTAGgctcagagggaggcggcgattTAGGGAGACGGCACCTTAGGGTTTCAGGCTCAGAGGGATACGACGATTTGAGATAAGCGGCGATTTGAGAGAGGCGGCGCCTTAGGGTTTCGGGCTCAGAGGGAAGAGAGGCGGTTGTCGGTGGCGTTCCTCGCCGGGGAAGAGAGGCGGCGCCGCGCTGCCCTATGTCgcgcctctctctctaaaattcCGCTGCCACCGCCACGTTCTCTTTCACCACCTTCTTCGCCCATCAATGGTCATCGACTCGGGCCGTCAGGAGGGGCGGCCTCGCCGGAGAGAGGCGGCGCAAGTGTGGAAGAAAATAAGGGTTCCAAAGAAATGACAGAGTGAAATGCGTTTGATGGAGTAAAAAAAGGGAAGgattttaattaagaaaatatattaggatttaattaaagaattaagTAGATTGTTTATATTTATTGTGGTGGGTCCATGAATGGCAAATAAAGTAAATATGTAAGTCAAAGAAGggtaaaattgtataaaaagtgaaataggactcttttttgtggacaaaaaaaaaaggggaaacatgactctttttcgtggacggagggagtactaaatatttccattttgagaaagtggccacttttagtgggacgattgaaaatgaaaatgtggccacttttattagGACAGAGGAAGTATTAAATTTGACACGTAGAGTTGTCCATAACTAAAAATAGATTTTGGTaggtataatcctacatttgaaagagattgtccctaatttttatttattttcataaacaCTAACAGAGAATTGCCTTCTCTAAAAccgaattgaaaatttagtgaaatcTGATGGACTCATGATCATTCTAGCTATAGGAAACTATTTGCCCGTattttttcctgaaatgagtTTGCCTTCAATTACGCGTTCCCCAAGTTTAAGAATTGCCTTCTCTTAAAccgaattgaaaatttagtgaaatcTGATGGACTCATGATCATTCCAGCTATAGGAAACTATTTGCccgcatttttttttctaaaatgagTTTGCCTTCAATTACGCGTTCCCCAAGTTTAGTTACTATTAGCCTAGTGGCATTGCAAAACTCATTAGATGGATCAATATTTCTAAAAAGCATGATTGCGCATCCCTCTTAATTTCATGACTCGGCAATCCTGAACACTTGATCGTGTTTAGATATTCATCCGAGAATACATGTTCATCGAGGTCCACTTGTCCATCTTCTTTGTGAATGTTGTTTCAACTTAGGCAAACTCTTTCTTTGATAGAGATTAGAGACATGACATCATCATTTATCGTATCAACCATCTCTTTGGTGGGGGCCAAGATAGCTATATTCTTAAATATTTATGGATCAAATGAATAACTTAAACATTTATGGGTCAAATGGATTATTCATTACGTCTATGATATGTGTTTTCCACTATAGCTGCAATAGGATTTGTTGCATCACGTATAAGAATGTCTTCTGATAATGTCACAATAGATTCTCCATTACCAAGACTTTGACCAACAGTACAGTCATCTATTTTAAGTATCCATTCTGCAAATTCTTTGGTTTCTTCTGTATCCGAACCAGAAGCATTTGCCTATTTTTTATGAGAAAATTATTATATGTAATACGTATATTTGAAATCAAATATACGTTCTGGGTTGTTTTCATTTCTCGGGCGGACATGGGGTAGCGTTTGAAGCTGAGCTTTTAGCAATTATTATTGCTATCGAAACGGCACATCGTGCCAAATGggagagagtttggtttgaGTCGGATTCCTCTTACATTGTACAGCTTCTTCAGTCACTTTCTGGGATGGTCCCTTGGAGATTCAAGCCTCGGTGGCAGCTTGCTCTCTCCAAACTTCACACTTTCACGTGGCGTATTTCACACATCTTTCGTGAGGGCAACAGATCGGCGGATTTTTTGGCTTCTCAGGCTCGCGAGGAAGGTTTTTGGCCTCATACCATTGCTGGTTTAAATGCTTTTGTCAAGGAGGACGTCTCTTTTCCTTATTTTACTcgttttgcttgattttttgttcCTTTTTCTGTTTGGGATCAGTTGTGAGCCGGGCGGTctaagggtaatggttcggccggaatccttgAGGCCTCCCAACTCAGCTCAGTATACCTTGAtccttgacgagtactctttttcctcatttgttttaatgaggttttaacgaggctcggcccttagtctgcagctttgtgctttcaagggtttttgttCTTTCCTTTTTGCTTTTTAATAATATCTTATTTCAGCAGTATATTTGAAATCAAAATGTACTTTTatcaaatgagtactcattcaTTTTCTGTACAAAGAAAGACAATTAATCAAAACTTAAACGAATTTTAgctaatgaaaaaaatatattagacCATCTCTTTTGACCAGATACatgcatacatacatacatacatacatacatacaattagtaatttttatattttaatattttttttctatcttCTAAAATGGAGGacgaactaaaaaaaataagggattatagccaaaaaatacacgaactttgacaaaagttgcaattttcacctgaacttttaatttagccaaaatatacataaacttatactttttgttgtaattttcacctccCTGGAGCCCCGATCAATCAAACtcgggtgaaaattgcaacaaaaagtataagttcatgtatattttggctaaattaaaagttcaggtgaaaattacaacttttgtcaaagttcgtgtattttttggccataatcCCAAAAAATAAActtgcatttttttattttcaaaattaatagcTATAAAAAATTACACTTTGTGGCTATCTAATGGTACTGAATCTAGAGTGTACTGCCCCTAGGCAACAGTAATGATGCTATACCACTCGAAGCTACCTGGAGTACTACCCCTCCCACGTATGATCGAGTATAAGGTGTTCCAAATATACGTCTTTCCTATACCACCATATCCATATAGAAAGAGAAATCCTTCCTACACCACTATCAACCACGGccattattttttcataaatcattCTTTGCTCATCTATCAAAGAGGGATATAGACATATAGTTTAACGTTGTctgcttttatttttttccatcatAAATCATTCTTTGCTCATCTGTCCAAGAGAGATATAGACATATAGTTTAACGTTGTCTTCTTTCATTTCTTTAAATCATTCTTTATCTCTTTTCATCAAAACCATATAAGCGGAAGAGAATTACTATATAACAACAAAATCAAGAACTAAAACTCCCCATAAGTTATAAACTCCCCTTAGGAC includes these proteins:
- the LOC131019392 gene encoding pentatricopeptide repeat-containing protein At2g06000-like, with the translated sequence MQLRAPKVRFSKIFATASFHGHARIESSRSASASTCWFIKVVSTSCIHLSRSLDFLETDYFRDNLNSLVAYGVVHRIHSRLNNPSLAFEFFRYSRLNLKLIHLESTYDLLLRSLCEKGVHDSAAAVYECMKIDGFWPNSSVLDVLVSALANAGKFRTAEEILIAEAEFCNEKEKRVSSFVYNNYLSILVNRNRINEAVVFFREHILRLRSFDPDTCSFNIVVRGLCRTSKVEKAFEFFDAMRDFDCYPDIVTYNTLINGFCSVGRVDRAEELLGEVKLQSGFSPNVVTYTTLISGYCKSGKLDGAVTILDEMINNGVRPNLFTFNTIINGFGRKGELASAMKMYERMVSGGFHPDVITFTSLIDGYCRLGDLAQGMRFWDDMSARKVPPNIFTFSILISALCKVNRLNEARDLLNQLNKREDIVPEPFVYNPVIDGYCKVGNVDEANVVVAEMEAKGCIHDKMTFTILIMGHCMKGRVFEGIGLYKKMVSVGCVPDNITVRSLISCLRKAGMAREANEIELGALNDVHLGSSSETTTAIGKLNVPMAV
- the LOC131023146 gene encoding uncharacterized protein LOC131023146: MNAINPDLTAPNKLLRLRFSLEALEYDRIANILKFKSMHNVVHIDEKWFNMTKANNRYYLTKEEPEPYRCCKSKKFITEVMFLCAVCRPLFDENGNVLFDGKIGIFPFTQVIPAQRRSKNMNAVTPETKLIQSITQAVMKDCFINQLIPAIMNKWPQGASKLIFIQQDNAKPHISDSDIEFRQAASQNGFDIRLVQQPPNSPDTNVNDLGWFREIQSIQEESVCTTVDQLVNAVCQNFMDLSPIALNKVFLSLQGCMIETMKMKGHNAYKLPHMSKDALIRQNAFPLTLEVDKDLVDQCIMHMIESGEVESMQDINLQLGFGHEAHHTTIQA